A part of Ptychodera flava strain L36383 chromosome 11, AS_Pfla_20210202, whole genome shotgun sequence genomic DNA contains:
- the LOC139143372 gene encoding histone H4-like has protein sequence MSCRGERGKGRQRKVLRDNIEGITKPAIRRLARRGGVKRISGLIYEESRGAPWICHGGINEKVFLENVIRDAVTYSEHAKRKTVTALDVVHAIRRQGRTLYGFGS, from the coding sequence ATGTCCTGTCGTGGTGAAAGAGGAAAAGGGCGTCAACGTAAGGTTCTGCGTGATAACATCGAAGGTATCACCAAACCAGCTATCCGTCGTCTGGCCCGTCGTGGTGGTGTCAAGCGTATCTCTGGTCTCATCTACGAAGAAAGCCGTGGTGCTCCGTGGATATGTCATGGAGGTATAAACGAGAAGGTGTTCTTGGAGAACGTCATCCGTGATGCCGTCACCTACAGCGAACACGCCAAGAGAAAGACCGTCACCGCCTTGGATGTCGTCCATGCTATACGACGTCAGGGCCGTACTCTATATGGCTTCGGTAGCTAG